In a single window of the Sander lucioperca isolate FBNREF2018 chromosome 19, SLUC_FBN_1.2, whole genome shotgun sequence genome:
- the tmem251 gene encoding transmembrane protein 251, translating to MMNFRQRLGWLSVAFFLLLSVGGAYYVFEVRSVSLEHVQRGVSGPSAPPPPSWAQSLAARLPPLPVWMWASVFLLPYLQLFLFLFSCTRADPRAIGYCVLPVCLALLCSRCAARKPANHRAPSLIHT from the coding sequence ATGATGAACTTCCGCCAGCGGCTGGGTTGGCTCTCCGTGGCGTTCTTCCTGCTGCTGAGCGTGGGGGGGGCGTACTACGTGTTTGAGGTTCGCAGCGTGAGTTTGGAGCACGTGCAGAGAGGCGTGTCTGGCCCGTCGGCCCCGCCCCCCCCCAGCTGGGCCCAGAGCCTCGCCGCCCGCCTGCCGCCACTTCCTGTGTGGATGTGGGCGTCGGTCTTCCTGCTGCCGTACCTGCagctcttcctcttcctgttcTCGTGCACGCGCGCCGATCCGCGCGCCATCGGCTACTGTGTACTTCCTGTCTGCCTCGCGCTGCTCTGCAGCCGCTGCGCCGCCCGCaaaccagccaatcacagagccCCGTCGCTCATCCACACCTAG
- the si:dkeyp-55f12.3 gene encoding uncharacterized protein si:dkeyp-55f12.3 isoform X2, translating into MAAVAVLAELRLRDGHREKICVKVENNLSSLISGIHQLNADASRLLSELVERENPRGPCAEQGQEEEESDEEEERQNSQPQPPAKRSKT; encoded by the exons ATGGCGGCCGTGGCTGTGTTAGCAGAGCTGAGGCTCAGAGACGGACATAGAGAGAAAATCTGCGTTAAAGTAGAAAATAATCTGAGTTCTCTGATCAGCGGGATTCACCAGCTGAACGCGGACGCGTCACGGCTCCTCAGCGAGCTGGTGGAGCGGGAAAACCCCCGCGGACCATGCGCAGAACAAG gtcaggaggaagaggagagtgatgaagaggaggagcgTCAGAACTCTCAACCCCAACCTCCCGCTAAAAGATCCAAAACCTGA
- the si:dkeyp-55f12.3 gene encoding uncharacterized protein si:dkeyp-55f12.3 isoform X1, which produces MAAVAVLAELRLRDGHREKICVKVENNLSSLISGIHQLNADASRLLSELVERENPRGPCAEQAGQEEEESDEEEERQNSQPQPPAKRSKT; this is translated from the exons ATGGCGGCCGTGGCTGTGTTAGCAGAGCTGAGGCTCAGAGACGGACATAGAGAGAAAATCTGCGTTAAAGTAGAAAATAATCTGAGTTCTCTGATCAGCGGGATTCACCAGCTGAACGCGGACGCGTCACGGCTCCTCAGCGAGCTGGTGGAGCGGGAAAACCCCCGCGGACCATGCGCAGAACAAG CAGgtcaggaggaagaggagagtgatgaagaggaggagcgTCAGAACTCTCAACCCCAACCTCCCGCTAAAAGATCCAAAACCTGA